Proteins encoded within one genomic window of Chloroflexota bacterium:
- a CDS encoding Gfo/Idh/MocA family oxidoreductase: protein MIRVGVIGCGAISHSHLCSYAKSGRAQIVAVADPIRAVAEACAQEFGAKAYTDYADMLRSEELHAVSICTPPTSHRKITDQAVARGLHVLCEKPLAMSVAEGQAMVSAARRANVHLLTAFCNRFYTPIAKAKAWIDAGKLGPLHHFRLRFAGVELMAGTWLGDPARGGGILWESGPHYVDLFRYLVGELKNIYAKGATLAQDIAGTDTVVFMAESVDGVVGAMEGSWSSPHSEKCIEIYGERGAIVIDFQSGRSRFSLDHVTERVETDVGGHDRFFMEISHFLDCIEGKTRPIVTGEDGVEAMRLITAARQSIETGLPVTVVPDV, encoded by the coding sequence ATGATTCGTGTGGGCGTCATTGGCTGCGGTGCTATTTCCCATTCTCATTTGTGTAGTTATGCCAAGAGTGGTCGGGCGCAGATTGTGGCCGTAGCCGATCCGATTCGGGCCGTCGCGGAGGCGTGTGCGCAGGAGTTCGGCGCAAAAGCCTACACCGACTACGCGGACATGCTGCGCAGTGAAGAACTGCATGCCGTCAGCATTTGCACGCCGCCGACCTCCCACCGCAAAATTACCGATCAGGCGGTTGCGCGGGGTCTGCACGTGCTCTGTGAAAAGCCGCTGGCCATGAGCGTGGCCGAGGGGCAGGCCATGGTTTCTGCCGCCCGGCGCGCTAACGTCCATCTGCTGACCGCATTCTGCAACCGCTTCTATACGCCCATCGCCAAAGCCAAGGCATGGATCGATGCCGGCAAGTTGGGCCCCCTGCACCATTTCCGTCTCCGGTTTGCGGGCGTGGAGCTCATGGCCGGCACGTGGTTGGGAGATCCCGCACGGGGCGGTGGCATCCTGTGGGAGTCTGGCCCGCACTACGTCGACCTCTTCCGCTACTTAGTTGGAGAGCTAAAGAACATCTACGCCAAGGGCGCGACCCTCGCTCAAGATATAGCCGGCACCGATACCGTCGTCTTCATGGCGGAGAGCGTGGACGGCGTGGTCGGCGCCATGGAGGGAAGCTGGTCGTCGCCCCATTCGGAAAAGTGCATTGAGATTTACGGCGAACGCGGCGCTATCGTCATCGACTTTCAATCCGGCCGGAGCCGCTTTAGCCTGGATCACGTTACCGAGCGGGTGGAGACGGACGTCGGCGGACACGACCGCTTTTTCATGGAGATCAGCCACTTCCTCGACTGCATAGAAGGAAAGACCAGGCCCATCG